The proteins below come from a single Aphanothece sacrum FPU1 genomic window:
- the rsfS gene encoding ribosome silencing factor has protein sequence MTNYQPLIETISPTLTVTNNKFAQNLVKTIAQAADDRKAADIIGLKVTDVSYLTDYFVIVTGFSRTQVKAIADAIEDKVFQVHEQLPLRTEGKSEGSWVLQDFGEVIVHIFLPEEREFYNLEAFWGHAERFELSQLETI, from the coding sequence ATGACCAATTATCAACCATTGATCGAAACCATCTCCCCCACCCTAACGGTAACGAATAACAAATTTGCTCAAAACTTAGTGAAAACCATTGCTCAAGCAGCAGATGATCGCAAAGCGGCTGACATCATCGGGTTAAAAGTGACCGATGTTTCCTATTTAACAGATTATTTTGTCATTGTGACCGGATTTTCCCGAACTCAGGTCAAAGCGATCGCCGATGCTATCGAAGATAAAGTATTCCAAGTTCATGAGCAACTGCCTCTAAGAACTGAAGGAAAATCTGAAGGAAGTTGGGTACTTCAAGACTTTGGTGAAGTCATCGTTCACATATTCTTACCCGAAGAACGAGAATTTTATAATCTAGAAGCGTTTTGGGGTCATGCCGAACGTTTTGAACTTTCCCAACTCGAAACTATATAA
- a CDS encoding asparaginase produces MTRGQRNTAPKLEVHLLREGIIESTHRVEATVCDDRGRLLSVAGSSETTAFVRSALKPFQALAVTSTGTLERYDLTDKDLAIICSSHQGAVEQARQVFNVLWRSDIDPSALQCPIPKKSHSPLEHNCSGKHAGMLAVCQQRNWPLNTYLRRSSPVQQLILSKISELLAMPGDELIGAHDDCGAPTYSMKLGQMAHLYAQLASGNNIDLERVLRAMTYHPMMVAGPGIFDTELMSLTDGELVSKSGAEGIQCVGRVGEGMGLAIKVTDGSKRAKCAVAIHVLRQIGWITPTVAETLAERFISLSQYTRLEVIGELAMI; encoded by the coding sequence ATGACCAGAGGACAACGTAACACCGCGCCCAAACTAGAAGTTCACCTACTCCGAGAAGGAATTATTGAATCAACTCATCGAGTAGAAGCGACGGTCTGTGATGACCGTGGACGACTGCTATCAGTGGCAGGCAGTTCAGAAACAACTGCTTTCGTTCGGTCTGCTCTCAAACCCTTTCAAGCATTAGCAGTAACCAGCACCGGAACCCTAGAGCGATATGATTTGACGGATAAAGATTTAGCTATTATCTGTAGTTCTCATCAGGGGGCCGTAGAACAAGCGCGACAAGTGTTTAATGTGCTTTGGCGATCAGATATTGACCCTAGTGCCTTACAGTGTCCCATTCCTAAAAAATCTCATAGTCCCCTTGAGCATAATTGTTCGGGTAAACACGCAGGGATGTTAGCTGTGTGTCAGCAACGAAATTGGCCCCTCAATACCTATCTACGCCGTTCCTCCCCTGTCCAACAGTTGATCTTAAGCAAAATTTCTGAATTGTTGGCTATGCCTGGAGATGAATTAATTGGGGCCCATGATGACTGTGGGGCCCCCACTTATTCGATGAAACTCGGACAGATGGCTCATTTATATGCTCAACTGGCTTCAGGGAATAATATAGACTTAGAGCGAGTTTTACGGGCTATGACTTATCATCCAATGATGGTGGCTGGGCCGGGAATCTTTGATACAGAACTGATGAGTTTGACAGACGGAGAATTAGTCAGTAAATCAGGGGCAGAAGGTATTCAATGTGTCGGCCGAGTGGGTGAAGGTATGGGGTTAGCCATTAAAGTAACCGATGGCTCAAAACGGGCTAAATGCGCTGTGGCTATCCATGTCCTACGACAAATAGGCTGGATTACTCCTACTGTAGCTGAGACTCTAGCAGAACGGTTTATCTCCTTGAGTCAATACACTCGACTCGAAGTTATTGGGGAATTAGCCATGATCTAA
- a CDS encoding DUF3782 domain-containing protein yields the protein MTTTADDVWRLLAELTTAQKETERLLQQQSQETDRRFQETDRRIREVSKEIGNLGGKWGRFVENMVAPACETIFLKRGIPVHQVSQRVRKRLNGETLEIDVLVINENHVLVVEVKSSLGVDDIQELREDLTKFRLFFPEYNQKQLYGAVAGIEIEEGADKYAYRQGFFVLAQSGESVAILNNLDFQPKNW from the coding sequence ATGACAACAACTGCCGATGATGTCTGGCGTTTATTAGCAGAATTAACGACTGCTCAAAAAGAAACAGAACGGCTATTACAACAACAATCTCAGGAAACAGACCGCCGTTTTCAAGAAACAGACCGCAGAATCCGCGAAGTTAGCAAAGAAATCGGTAATCTTGGTGGTAAATGGGGGCGTTTTGTGGAAAACATGGTAGCACCTGCCTGTGAAACTATATTTTTAAAACGAGGGATTCCCGTTCATCAAGTCAGTCAAAGGGTTAGAAAAAGATTAAATGGAGAAACTTTAGAAATTGATGTTTTGGTAATAAATGAAAATCATGTTTTAGTAGTAGAAGTTAAAAGTAGTTTAGGAGTAGATGATATTCAAGAATTAAGGGAAGATTTAACCAAGTTTAGATTATTCTTTCCTGAATATAACCAAAAACAATTATATGGTGCAGTTGCAGGTATTGAAATAGAAGAAGGTGCGGATAAATATGCCTATCGTCAAGGTTTTTTTGTATTAGCACAGTCAGGAGAATCGGTGGCAATTTTAAATAATCTTGATTTTCAGCCGAAAAATTGGTAA
- the yqeK gene encoding bis(5'-nucleosyl)-tetraphosphatase (symmetrical) YqeK gives MREQVIIWLEQNVSQHRLQHILGVEQMCIDLANCHQVNPEKAAQAGLMHDLAKFFPPAQLLEMAKQEQSGIDPVCIANPHLLHAYVSAIVARDRFGIEDPEILSAISNHTLGSPQMSDLCCIVFVADALEPNRGNTPELETMRRVSRQNLYQSVQQTCEYSLKYLLKTQKMIHPQVILTRNWALSVAKQSEPNTD, from the coding sequence ATGCGAGAGCAGGTAATTATCTGGCTAGAACAAAACGTTTCTCAACATCGCTTACAACATATTTTAGGGGTAGAGCAGATGTGTATTGATTTGGCTAATTGTCATCAGGTTAATCCCGAAAAAGCAGCACAAGCCGGATTAATGCACGATTTAGCCAAATTTTTCCCCCCAGCCCAACTCTTAGAGATGGCTAAACAAGAACAATCAGGCATTGATCCTGTATGTATTGCTAACCCTCACTTACTCCACGCTTATGTTAGTGCCATCGTCGCTAGAGATAGGTTTGGTATTGAAGATCCAGAAATTTTAAGCGCGATTAGTAATCATACCTTGGGCAGTCCCCAGATGAGTGATCTATGTTGTATTGTCTTTGTTGCTGACGCTTTAGAACCAAATAGAGGAAATACTCCAGAATTAGAGACTATGCGTCGGGTGAGTCGTCAAAATCTTTATCAAAGTGTGCAACAAACCTGTGAGTATTCTCTAAAATATTTATTAAAGACTCAAAAAATGATCCACCCTCAAGTCATCCTTACTCGTAATTGGGCTTTATCGGTGGCTAAACAATCAGAACCCAATACAGATTGA
- a CDS encoding Uma2 family endonuclease: MTQAISKLLIFDDYIAQYTKNGVKYELIEGKLIEMMRPIGKYQEIGGFLTFEIRLEIRRLQLPYFIPTSAVVKPKRDKTAYLPDVIVLDRNNILNDYYWEKASSISLGSSAKLVIEIVSYNWRDDYVYTIADYEALGISEYWIIDYLVLGEKRFIGDFKQPTITICQLVEDECQVKFFKENQPIFSTIFAELTLTVFQIFQIN, encoded by the coding sequence ATGACTCAAGCTATCTCAAAATTGCTCATTTTTGATGATTACATTGCACAATATACTAAAAATGGGGTCAAATATGAACTGATTGAGGGAAAATTAATCGAAATGATGCGACCTATTGGCAAATATCAAGAAATTGGAGGCTTTCTTACTTTTGAGATTAGATTGGAGATTAGACGGTTACAATTACCCTATTTTATTCCGACTTCTGCTGTTGTTAAACCAAAACGAGATAAAACGGCTTATCTTCCTGATGTAATTGTCCTAGATAGAAATAATATACTTAATGATTATTATTGGGAAAAAGCTTCCTCAATTTCTCTAGGAAGTTCAGCCAAATTAGTTATTGAAATTGTTAGTTATAATTGGCGAGATGACTATGTTTATACAATAGCAGATTATGAAGCATTAGGTATTTCTGAATATTGGATTATTGATTATTTAGTATTAGGTGAAAAACGGTTTATTGGAGATTTTAAACAACCGACAATAACCATCTGTCAATTAGTAGAAGACGAATGTCAAGTTAAATTCTTTAAAGAAAATCAGCCTATTTTTTCTACTATTTTTGCTGAATTAACCTTAACTGTGTTCCAAATTTTTCAAATCAATTAA
- a CDS encoding NYN domain-containing protein — MQRYAAIFYDVENLLKGYNASQNYLNSISLKEIFLEIKSRGDIERIAVQRAYANWSDSRLSIMKGEINELGIDPIQIFGFSRYQKKNAADIQLAVDAMDIAYIRPLIDVFVIVSGDGGFSSLAKKLHEYGKSVIGCAYESSTNKIFASVCDVFIGINEPEETDIETSSIDVTLKITNPKVLRMSSQIDRLVSEDKNEIIKHSKGIIQWFIKDPETSKDLAKDGIFLSVVKEAFKYGINNFDPALLGFAKFVNFLQFICTNTDIMVLNSAKFEVKLAFRNTVINGFNVLPDLDDNYLHSVDNYKSILAQNPPRMRISNFNDLRIIAVGISRLVQLNHTLDSLLEYINELNVNLDNESVNGCIFTLIHSDIFIRQPEESPLSEQILTLKDEYHNPDLIITKVQQMMYKKLSSFWGDSFKDDIFKALISE, encoded by the coding sequence ATGCAACGATATGCCGCAATTTTCTATGATGTCGAGAACCTACTAAAAGGCTATAATGCTTCTCAAAATTATCTCAATAGTATTTCTCTTAAAGAAATTTTTCTAGAGATTAAGTCGAGAGGTGATATTGAACGAATTGCTGTTCAACGTGCTTATGCAAATTGGAGTGATTCTCGTCTCAGTATCATGAAAGGAGAAATTAATGAATTAGGTATTGATCCTATTCAAATTTTTGGTTTTTCTCGATATCAGAAAAAAAATGCGGCTGATATTCAATTAGCGGTTGATGCGATGGATATTGCTTATATTAGACCATTAATTGATGTGTTTGTTATTGTTTCGGGTGATGGGGGTTTTTCTTCTTTAGCTAAAAAGCTTCATGAGTATGGTAAATCGGTTATTGGTTGTGCTTATGAATCATCTACTAATAAAATTTTTGCCTCTGTTTGTGATGTTTTTATCGGCATTAATGAACCAGAAGAAACTGACATTGAAACCTCTAGTATTGATGTAACTCTCAAAATTACGAATCCTAAAGTTTTGAGAATGTCGAGTCAAATAGACAGATTAGTTAGTGAAGATAAAAACGAAATTATTAAGCACTCAAAAGGCATTATTCAATGGTTTATTAAAGACCCAGAGACTTCTAAGGATTTAGCTAAGGATGGGATTTTTTTATCGGTAGTTAAAGAAGCGTTTAAATATGGAATTAATAATTTTGATCCTGCTTTATTAGGCTTTGCCAAATTTGTTAATTTTCTTCAATTTATATGTACTAATACAGATATTATGGTTTTGAATTCTGCAAAATTTGAGGTTAAACTAGCTTTTAGAAATACAGTAATAAATGGCTTTAATGTTTTACCAGATTTAGATGATAATTATCTCCATTCTGTGGACAATTATAAATCTATTTTAGCCCAAAATCCACCACGAATGAGGATTAGCAATTTTAATGATTTAAGAATTATTGCGGTGGGTATATCTCGTCTGGTTCAACTTAATCATACTCTAGATAGTTTACTGGAATATATTAATGAATTAAATGTTAATTTGGATAATGAAAGTGTTAATGGGTGTATTTTTACCTTAATTCATTCTGATATTTTTATCAGACAACCGGAAGAAAGTCCCTTATCTGAACAAATTTTAACTTTAAAAGATGAATATCACAATCCTGATCTTATTATCACAAAAGTTCAACAAATGATGTACAAAAAGTTATCTTCATTTTGGGGAGATTCTTTTAAGGATGATATTTTTAAAGCTTTAATTTCAGAATAA
- a CDS encoding FAD-dependent oxidoreductase, which produces MTQIEASQIEYVDVIVVGGGIAGLAIAEFLARHSSLSIKVLEKAPQLGTLASGKLEGWYHTGGLYSGQDDAQTFINCVNGVEDLINLYTSYFSEQCNITLTEKQPDFFTPSIIPNFQGWFNDNPVYLIHPQTDAPEIRSSRLKSDAVQINIQRNRVLGRLEVAYGKQHNWLTDSQCIAPTYAQVEHHEGLDCSLKYTTEAIVNLCRNFDTSYGLEPSHYELIKTLDCSMNTSLILRDLVASALSNGVTFETGITIDKLLMERYGKIRLKSLLCQTQTGLSKRLKAQLFIFAVGEGFEPFLSDLQVRARLKRSRSAMVVASPALVDSNFVRMSTKNRFHFNHFIQHQKIEEEQYIYSLLADSGYANDDSNDGVDIEPILESAERYFGKDKLYSRQLYSYECVKTEFISEEEQKRRYSYWIESNPDSNFLCVLPGKFSFFPTVAFQAYQRIKTLLQFQETSPKSSFNPNFEVQKEANKLVAESYPIQIFRA; this is translated from the coding sequence ATGACGCAAATTGAAGCTTCTCAAATTGAATATGTTGATGTTATTGTAGTCGGTGGTGGCATCGCTGGCCTAGCTATTGCTGAATTTTTAGCTCGTCATAGTTCCCTTTCTATTAAAGTATTAGAAAAGGCTCCCCAATTAGGAACTTTAGCATCCGGTAAATTAGAGGGTTGGTATCATACAGGTGGTCTTTATTCGGGTCAAGATGATGCTCAAACGTTTATTAATTGTGTCAATGGAGTAGAAGATTTAATTAATCTTTATACATCTTATTTTTCTGAGCAATGTAATATTACTTTAACAGAAAAACAGCCTGATTTTTTTACTCCTTCTATTATTCCTAATTTTCAGGGTTGGTTTAATGATAATCCAGTTTATTTAATTCATCCTCAAACTGATGCGCCTGAAATTCGTTCTTCTCGTCTTAAAAGTGATGCAGTGCAAATTAATATTCAGCGTAACCGAGTATTAGGAAGATTAGAAGTTGCTTATGGAAAACAACACAATTGGTTAACTGATAGCCAATGTATTGCCCCGACATATGCTCAAGTTGAACATCATGAGGGATTAGATTGTTCTCTTAAATATACGACAGAAGCAATTGTTAATCTTTGTCGTAATTTTGATACATCTTATGGTCTAGAACCTTCTCATTATGAATTGATTAAAACTTTAGATTGTTCTATGAATACCAGTCTCATTCTCAGGGATTTAGTGGCCAGTGCGTTGAGTAATGGAGTAACTTTTGAAACAGGAATAACTATTGATAAATTATTAATGGAACGTTATGGAAAAATTCGCCTTAAAAGTTTACTATGTCAGACTCAAACAGGTTTATCTAAGCGACTGAAAGCTCAATTATTTATTTTTGCAGTGGGAGAAGGTTTTGAACCTTTTTTATCGGATTTACAAGTAAGGGCTAGATTAAAACGTAGTCGTAGTGCGATGGTAGTAGCGTCGCCTGCTTTAGTTGATTCTAATTTTGTGCGAATGTCTACTAAAAATAGGTTTCATTTTAATCATTTTATTCAACATCAAAAAATTGAAGAAGAGCAATATATTTACTCATTATTAGCGGATTCTGGTTATGCTAATGATGATAGTAATGATGGAGTTGATATTGAACCAATTTTAGAATCAGCAGAGCGTTATTTTGGCAAAGATAAGTTATACAGTCGTCAACTTTATAGTTATGAATGCGTAAAAACTGAATTTATTAGTGAAGAGGAACAAAAACGAAGATATAGTTATTGGATTGAATCTAATCCAGATAGTAATTTTTTGTGTGTTTTACCAGGCAAATTTTCCTTTTTTCCTACGGTTGCTTTTCAAGCTTATCAACGAATTAAAACTTTACTACAGTTTCAAGAAACTTCCCCTAAGTCTTCTTTTAACCCTAATTTTGAAGTACAAAAAGAGGCTAATAAATTAGTAGCAGAATCTTATCCTATACAAATTTTCAGGGCATAA
- a CDS encoding putative toxin-antitoxin system toxin component, PIN family, giving the protein MIPVVVFDTNILISAIGWKGTPYFCVELARQGIIESVTCKEILDKLIEKLQVKLNFSDVYITDTIADLLSFTRIIKINRILKVIESDSDDDIILECAIMSKANYIVTGDKKHLLPLKNYQGIAIINAAEFRNLIC; this is encoded by the coding sequence ATGATTCCAGTAGTTGTGTTTGATACGAATATTTTAATATCTGCTATTGGTTGGAAAGGAACTCCATACTTTTGTGTAGAATTAGCTCGTCAAGGAATCATTGAATCTGTTACCTGTAAAGAAATTCTGGATAAACTTATTGAAAAATTACAAGTTAAACTTAATTTTTCTGATGTATATATTACAGATACAATCGCTGATTTACTAAGCTTTACTCGAATTATCAAAATTAATAGAATTTTGAAAGTTATTGAAAGTGATTCTGATGACGATATTATTTTAGAATGTGCGATTATGAGCAAAGCAAATTATATTGTTACAGGGGATAAAAAACACTTATTACCCCTTAAAAATTATCAAGGCATTGCTATTATAAATGCGGCAGAATTTAGAAATTTAATTTGCTAA
- a CDS encoding CGLD27 family protein: protein MRESSLNVCPVPIEQQPINEYEQLKESWLFSWATLEKSLYWRKLAIVWLIGWLIVSPIAASSFPPPKSPLLFGISSNLGAAALLMLVLLQLWLGWRYIGDRLKKETVFYEESGWYDGQTWLKPPEVLTRDRLILSYQVAPILQRLTRTVTILAVLMIGDGIVWLCL from the coding sequence ATGAGGGAATCGTCTCTTAATGTCTGTCCTGTTCCCATCGAACAACAACCCATCAACGAATACGAACAGTTAAAAGAATCCTGGTTATTTAGCTGGGCTACCCTAGAAAAAAGTCTTTATTGGCGAAAATTAGCCATAGTTTGGTTAATCGGATGGCTGATAGTCAGTCCTATTGCCGCCTCTAGTTTTCCTCCGCCAAAATCTCCCCTTCTGTTTGGAATTTCGAGTAATCTAGGAGCGGCCGCCCTCCTAATGTTAGTGTTATTACAGTTATGGTTAGGTTGGCGTTACATTGGCGATCGCTTGAAAAAAGAGACAGTCTTTTATGAAGAATCGGGATGGTATGATGGGCAAACTTGGCTCAAACCCCCTGAAGTATTAACCCGCGATCGCCTGATTCTTTCCTATCAAGTAGCCCCCATTTTGCAAAGATTAACCAGAACTGTGACAATTTTAGCTGTATTGATGATAGGGGATGGTATAGTTTGGCTGTGCCTTTAA
- a CDS encoding Uma2 family endonuclease: MTSVTIPSYQVKWEKLPEDFVLPDDPVDNIHQPALAAALTDSLEIAGKISENAVTTTNYGICATLNGKIVVKAPDWAYIPLIRVPQAEIERSYTPQLQGEPPIIVMEFLSDKEGSEYSSKPTYPPGKWFFYKKILQVPHYIIFEPYGGLIEHYQLNDSGEYEIQSSDESGRYWIPQLKLYLGLWDGRREQRKGYWLRWWSETGELLLWGSELVVEERQRAEAERQRAETERQRAELETQKAETERQRAELETQKAETERQRAETERQRAETESQKAETERQRAELESQKAERLVAQLRAAGIEPEL, translated from the coding sequence ATGACATCTGTTACTATTCCTTCCTATCAAGTTAAATGGGAAAAATTGCCCGAAGATTTTGTATTACCCGATGACCCTGTGGATAATATTCATCAACCTGCCCTCGCTGCGGCTTTAACCGACAGTTTAGAAATTGCGGGAAAAATTTCTGAAAATGCAGTCACAACGACTAATTATGGCATCTGTGCCACATTAAACGGCAAAATTGTCGTAAAAGCCCCTGATTGGGCTTATATCCCTCTTATTCGCGTTCCTCAAGCTGAAATTGAGCGTAGTTATACCCCTCAATTACAAGGGGAACCACCTATTATTGTAATGGAATTTCTCTCAGATAAAGAAGGTAGCGAATATTCTAGTAAACCGACTTATCCTCCTGGAAAATGGTTTTTTTATAAGAAAATTCTGCAAGTTCCTCACTATATTATTTTTGAACCCTATGGAGGATTAATTGAACATTATCAACTTAATGACTCTGGAGAATATGAAATACAATCATCTGATGAAAGTGGACGTTATTGGATTCCTCAATTAAAGCTTTATTTAGGCTTATGGGATGGCAGGAGAGAACAACGTAAAGGCTATTGGTTAAGATGGTGGTCAGAAACCGGAGAATTGTTACTCTGGGGGTCAGAATTAGTGGTTGAGGAAAGGCAACGGGCTGAAGCTGAACGTCAACGTGCTGAAACTGAACGTCAACGTGCTGAACTTGAAACCCAAAAAGCTGAAACTGAACGTCAACGTGCTGAACTTGAAACCCAAAAAGCTGAAACTGAACGTCAACGGGCTGAAACTGAACGTCAACGGGCTGAAACTGAAAGCCAAAAAGCTGAAACTGAACGTCAACGGGCTGAACTTGAAAGCCAAAAAGCTGAACGTTTAGTCGCTCAATTACGAGCGGCAGGGATTGAACCTGAGCTATAA